TCCGTGGAGCCCTGGAAGCGGCGCTCCACGTTCCAGGCGGTCTGCCCGTGCCGCCACAGGACGATGCGGCGGCCACGGCCGGCCGGGGCGGGTGCGGTGGTGCCGGTGTCCGCGCCGTTCAGCTCAGCTCACCGTCCAGGTCGGCCGCTGCGGCCTGGCTCTCGGCGTGCTCGGCGGCCTTGCCCCGGGTGGCGACGGCGTCGGCCGGCAGCTCGATCTCGGGGCAGTCCTTCCACAGCCGCTCCAGGGCGTAGAAGACGCGCTCCTCGCTGTGCTGCACGTGGACGACGATGTCGACGTAGTCGAGCAGCACCCAGCGGGCGTCGCGGTCGCCCTCACGGCGGACCGGCTTGGCGCCGAGCTCCTTGTTGAGGTGCTCCTCGATCTCGTCGACGATCGACTTGACCTGGCGGTCGTTGGGGGCGGAGGCGAGCAGGAA
The window above is part of the Streptomyces syringium genome. Proteins encoded here:
- the rsfS gene encoding ribosome silencing factor, yielding MTATDRSIELIKAAAQAAADKLAHDIIAYDVSDVLSITDAFLLASAPNDRQVKSIVDEIEEHLNKELGAKPVRREGDRDARWVLLDYVDIVVHVQHSEERVFYALERLWKDCPEIELPADAVATRGKAAEHAESQAAAADLDGELS